Proteins encoded by one window of Fusarium graminearum PH-1 chromosome 1, whole genome shotgun sequence:
- a CDS encoding inorganic pyrophosphatase, with protein sequence MASNYTVRKVAAPNTLEHRVYVEKDGQPVSPFHDIPLYANQEQTILNMVVEIPRWTNAKLEISKEELLNPIKQDIKKGKLRYVRNCFPHKGYLWNYGAFPQTWEDPNTVHPETKAKGDNDPLDVCEIGELVGYPGQIKQVKVLGVMALLDEEETDWKVIVIDVNDPLASKLNDVEDVERHLPGLLRATNEWFRIYKIPDGKPENQFAFTGECKNKDYALDVVRECAEAWERLVTGKTPAGGVSTTNVTVQHSPTRVSPDQLPPLPAHEEVPAEKIDASIDKWFFISGASA encoded by the exons ATGGCCTCCAACTACACCGTCCGCAAGGTTGCGGCTCCCAACACCCTCGAGCACCGAGTCTACGTCGAGAAGGATGGACAGCCCGTCTCTCCTTTTCACGATATTCCTCTCTACGCCAACCAGGAGCAGACCATCCTGAACATGGTCGTTGAGATTCCTCGATGGAccaatgccaagcttgag ATCTCCAAGGAGGAGCTCCTCAACCCCATCAAGCAGGAcatcaagaagggcaagcttcGATACGTCCGAAACTGCTTCCCCCACAAGGGTTACCTCTGGAACTACGGTGCCTTCCCCCAG ACCTGGGAGGACCCCAACACTGTCCAccccgagaccaaggccaagggcgaCAACGATCCTCTCGATGTCTGCGAGATTGGTGAGCTCGTCGGTTACCCCGGCCAGATCAAGCAGGTCAAGGTCCTCGGTGTCATGGCtctcctcgacgaggaggagacTGACTGGAAGgtcattgtcattgatgtcaaCGACCCTCTCGCCTCCAAGCTGAACGACGTTGAGGACGTTGAGCGACACTTGCCCGGTCTTCTCCGTGCCACCAATGAGTGGTTCCGCATCTACAAGATTCCCGATGGCAAGCCCGAGAACCAGTTTGCCTTCACTGGCGAgtgcaagaacaagga CTACGCTCTTGACGTTGTACGCGAGTGCGCCGAGGCTTGGGAGCGTCTTGTCACTGGCAAGACCCCCGCTGGTGGTGTTTCCAC CACCAACGTCACTGTCCAGCACTCTCCTACTCGCGTCAGCCCTGaccagcttcctcctctgcccGCTCACGAGGAGGTCCCCGCCGAGAAGATCGACGCTTCCATTGACAAGTGGTTCTTCATCAGCGGTGCCTCTGCTTAA
- a CDS encoding hexokinase — protein MVGLGPRRPPSRKGSMADVPKDLAEEINKLENLFTVQPSKLKEITNHFVSELAKGLSVEGGSIPMNPTWVMSYPDGYETGTYLALDMGGTNLRVCQITLTDEKSEFDIIQSKYRMPEELKSGTSEELWEYIAECLYQFLETHHGDCTKLEKIPLGFTFSYPATQNYIDEGILQRWTKGFDIDGVEGQNIVPMFEEALKTRGVPIKLAAIINDTTGTLIASAYTDTAMKIGCIFGTGCNAAYMEDCGSIPKIADLNLPADLPMAINCEWGAFDNEHKVLPRTPYDVIIDKESPRPGQQAFEKMIAGLYLGEIFRLILVDLHDNKSIHIFENQDIALLRKPYSLDASFLSAIEEDPWENLSETSDLFSKKLNLKCTQPELELIRRTAELIGTRAARLSACGVAAICKKKNYQSCHVGADGSVFNKYPHFKERGAKALRDILDWPEKTNKKEEDPIEVLTAEDGSGVGAALIAALTLKRINEGNMAGILHPENFK, from the exons ATGGTCGGTCTTGGTCCTCGTCGCCCTCCCTCCCGAAAGG GATCCATGGCCGATGTCCCCAAGGACCTCGCtgaagagatcaacaagctcgAGAATCTCTTCACCGTACAGcccagcaagctcaaggagatcacCAACCATTTCGTTTCTGAACTCGCCAAGG GTCTCAGCGTTGAGGGTGGTAGCATT CCTATGAATCCTACCTGGGTCATGTCATACCCGGATGGCTATGAAACCGGCACCTACCTGGCCCTCGACATGGGCGGCACCAACCTGAGAGTGTGCCAGATCACACTTACTGACGAGAAGTCCGAGTTCGATATCATCCAGTCCAAGTACCGCATGCCTGAGGAGCTCAAGTCTGGCACCTCTGAGGAGCTTTGGGAGTACATTGCCGAATGTCTCTACCAGTTCCTTGAGACACACCACGGAGACTGCacaaagttggagaagatccCTCTGGGTTTCACATTCTCGTACCCCGCCACCCAGAACTACATCGATGAGGGTATCCTCCAGCGATGGACCAAGGGCTTCGACATTGACGGTGTCGAGGGCCAGAACATTGTTCCCATGTTCGAGGAGGCCTTGAAGACTCGG GGCGTTCCTATCAAGCTTGCCGCTATCATCAATGATACTACCGGCACATTGATTGCCTCTGCCTACACCGATACTGCCATGAAGATTGGTTGCATTTTCGGCACTGGTTGTAACGCCGCATACATGGAAGACTGCGGCTCAATCCCCAAGATTGCTGACCTGAACCTCCCTGCTGACCTGCCTATGGCCATCAACTGCGAATGGGGAGCTTTCGACAATGAGCATAAGGTCCTCCCCCGAACCCCCTACGACGTCATCATTGACAAGGAGTCTCCTCGCCCTGGACAGCAGGCTTTTGAGAAGATGATTGCTGGTCTGTACCTTGGCGAGATCTTCCGACTCATTCTCGTCGACCTCCACGACAACAAGTCTATCCATATCTTTGAGAACCAAGACATTGCTCTCCTCCGCAAGCCTTATTCTCTGGATGCCTCCTTCCTGTCTGCTATCGAGGA GGACCCCTGGGAGAACCTGTCCGAGACCAGCGACCTCTTCAGCAAGAAGCTGAACTTGAAGTGCACACagcctgagcttgagcttatCCGCAGAACCGCCGAGCTCATCGGCACACGAGCTGCCCGCCTCTCGGCCTGTGGCGTTGCTGCTATctgcaagaagaagaactaCCAATCTTGCCACGTCGGTGCTGACGGTTCCGTGTTCAACAAGTACCCCCACTTCAAGGAGCGTGGTGCCAAGGCTCTGCGAGATATTCTCGACTGGCCCgagaagaccaacaagaaggaagaggatcCCATTGAAGTCCTGACTGCCGAGGACGGTAGCGGTGTCGGCGCCGCCCTGATTGCCGCCCTGACGCTTAAGCGCATCAATGAGGGCAACATGGCGGGTATCCTTCATCCCGAGAACTTCAAATAA
- a CDS encoding arginine N-methyltransferase 2, whose translation MAATTSKIDDSMPARISSDCPEEIREVLYYAWGHDRSGLKKLLKTTGKATAQDPKTGETPLHAAIRACGPASPDDDGQEEDGSVEEAKDIVHDLFLQGAIWNDVDSNNETPGCLALRLGRKSLYQLCIEAGVRAELLFALMGDYEELSSGSEDGDEEMEVQQDDDEEAPQLVSTEDVEPTVEEPKFIPPDAKEKQVTSEEYLNSKLVYDDAKLVDSDLNGVMMAWETDIMRRSVAALIPDSAPGKRILNIGFGMGIVDGMFAELKPSRHHIIEAHPSVLEHLSKDESKFGPSWEKSGPEEGAFKVHKGKWQDIVPKLLEDGEIYDAIYFDTFGEDYSQLRYFFSECIIGIMDQEGKFSFFNGLGADRKICYDVYTKVVEMQCADAGLDVEWEESDVDMSGLEKAGEGEWEGVRRRYWTLDSCRQP comes from the exons ATGGCCGCAACGACATCCAAAATCGATGATTCTATGCCGGCGCGCATATCGTCTGATTGCCCTGAAGAAATTCGGGAAGTCCTCTACTATGCTTGGGGCCATGACAGGAGtggcttgaagaagctcctcaaaaCAACTGGCAAGGCCACCGCCCAGGACCCCAAGACTGGAGAGACACCCTTGCATGCAGCCATCCGTGCTTGCGGGCCTGCTTCCCCCGATGATGACGGCCAGGAGGAAGACGGCTCAgttgaggaggccaaggacatAGTCCATGATCTCTTCCTTCAGGGTGCCATCTGGAACGATGTCGACAGCAACAACGAGACACCAGGTTGTCTTGCCCTCAGACTAGGTCGCAAGTCTCTTTACCAGCTTTGTATAGAGGCTGGAGTTCGAGCAGAGCTTCTGTTCGCTCTCATGGGAGATTACGAGGAGCTGTCATCTGGTTCAGAGGATGGtgacgaagagatggaggTCCAGcaggatgacgacgaagaggccCCTCAGCTGGTTTCCACCGAAGACGTCGAACCTACCGTAGAAGAACCCAAGTTCATCCCTCCTGATGCAAAAGAGAAGCAAGTCACAAGCGAGGAGTATCTCAACTCGAAACTGGTATACGACGATGCCAAGCTTGTGGATTCCGATCTTAATGGTGTCATGATGGCCTGGGAGACGGACATCATGCGCCGTTCCGTTGCCGCTCTTATCCCAGATTCAGCTCCGGGTAAGCGCATCCTTAATATTGGCTTTGGCATGGGCATTGTCGATGGTATGTTCGCTGAGCTCAAGCCCTCACGCCACCACATTATCGAGGCGCACCCCAGCGTTCTCGAGCACCTTTCCAAGGACGAGTCCAAGTTCGGCCCCAGCTGGGAGAAGAGCGGACCTGAAGAGGGTGCTTTCAAGGTTCACAAGGGCAAGTGGCAGGACATTGTGCCCAAGCTacttgaagatggcgagatcTACGATGCCATCTACTTTGATACCTTCGGTGAAGACTACTCACAGCTGCGTTACTTCTTCTCCGAGTGCATCATCGGTATCATGGACCAAGAAGGCAagttcagcttcttcaacggACTTGGAGCCGACAGGAAAATCTGTTACGATGTATACACCAAGGTAGTCGAGATGCAGTGTGCTGATGCCGGTCTTGACGTTGAATGGGAAGAGAGCGATGTGGACATGTCTGGTCTAGAAAAGGCCGGCGAGGGAGAATGGGAGGGTGTACGAAGACGTTACTGGACCCTGGATA GCTGTAGACAGCCTTGA
- a CDS encoding vacuolar transporter chaperone 4: MLIVQDLKTRSRTWLSTRSGNRPSVRPGVVVMKFGEQLRSSVIHEYQWYYIDYDGLKDELKRSTGPIKASGKGPEWTEDDETRFVGKLEEELEKVHTKQKVKAMEIARRIAVSEREVKEVVGRLNERGLGENGPTEEEFMLLEEDLSDIIADVHDLAKFVQLNYTGFYKIIKKHDKMTGWHLKPVFDSRLKAKPFYKENYDASVIELSKLYDLVRTRGNPVKGDSAAGGGQASFIRQTTKYWVHPDNVTELKLIILKHLPVLVFNANKDFDPQDSAITSIYYDNPDKWDLYEGRLKKTEGAEALRLRWYGGMKTETIFVERKTHREDWTGEKSVKARFSMKEKNVNAYMKGELLPAAIFEKARKEGKKPEKAIAEDERLASEIQYSVLKKGYKPVCRSFYNRTAFQLPADARVRISLDTELTMVREDNLDGRTRCGDNWRRMDIGIDYPFSQLPAEDVERFPYAVLEVKLQTQAGQEPPEWVRQLISSHLVEAVPKFSKFIHGTATLFPDRIDLLPFWMPQMDTDIRKPVTHDFGIRRPGLSGTTNTSDDEDDLDSDDEEAAGSGRNGTNGTNGTNGESSAQGASRRRGPTAVDVEGQITDLPDVNEDCLYDSDDEYDENYELEVAKREGGWRYYSTLLSTKGRRIGQALGRHAVVALKAAVPAPRSTAVPRSERLQGLFGNDTIQNKKFKAPPGKKIYVPVRVEPKVYFAAERTFLGWLEFSIYIGTIAVTLLNFGNHPTPAHFWVAGVFTLLAIMSLCYSVLTYLYRSQGIRSRKVVKFYDRWGPSALCGALFIGVALNFAFEGRERNLW; encoded by the exons ATGCTGATCGTTCAGGACCTCAAGACTCGTTCCAGAACTTGGCTCAGCACCCGCTCGGGTAATAGACCATCAGTCCGACCCGGAGTCGTCGTCATGAAGTTCGGAGAGCAGCTTCGCTCTAGCGTTATCCACGAATATCAGTGGTATTATATCGATTACGATGGTTTAAAGGATGAGCTTAAAAGGTCTACTGGCCCCATCAAAGCATCAGGCAAAGGCCCCGAATGgaccgaagatgatgagacacGCTTCGTCGGcaagctcgaggaagagTTGGAAAAGGTTCACACGAAGCAAAAGGTGAAGGCTATGGAGATTGCCCGTCGCATTGCTGTGAGCGAGCGTGAGGtcaaagaagttgttggCCGCCTTAACGAGCGCGGGCTTGGTGAGAACGGCCCTACCGAGGAAGAGTTTATGCTGCTTGAGGAGGATCTCAGCGACATCATCGCCGATGTCCACGACCTCGCCAAGTTTGTTCAGCTTAACTACACCGGCTTTTACAAGATTATTAAGAAGCACGAT AAAATGACCGGATGGCACCTGAAGCCCGTTTTCGATAGCCGACTTAAAGCCAAGCCTTTTTACAAGGAAAACTACGATGCTTCCGTCATCGAGTTGTCCAAGCTTTACGACCTTGTCCGTACTCGTGGAAATCCCGTCAAGGGTGACAGTGCTGCCGGCGGAGGCCAAGCCAGTTTCATCCGCCAAACGACCAAATACTGGGTTCATCCCGATAATGTGACAGAATTGAAGCTTATTATCCTGAAGCACTTGCCCGTTCTGGtcttcaatgccaacaaGGACTTCGATCCGCAGGATTCAGCTATCACGTCGATTTACTACGACAACCCCGATAAATGGGACTTGTACGAAGGCCGACTGAAGAAGACCGAAGGCGCCGAGGCACTTCGACTGCGATGGTATGGTGGCATGAAGACCGAGACTATTTTCGTTGAGCGCAAAACACATCGAGAGGACTGGACTGGTGAAAAGTCTGTCAAGGCTCGATTCTccatgaaggagaagaacgtTAACGCATACATGAAAGGAGAGCTTCTCCCTGCTGCCATCTTCGAGAAGGCGCGCAAGGAAGGTAAGAAGCCCGAAAAGGCCATTGCTGAGGACGAGCGATTGGCATCCGAAATCCAGTACTCGGTGCTCAAAAAGGGTTACAAGCCCGTATGTCGATCTTTCTACAACCGTACTGCGTTCCAGCTTCCTGCCGATGCTCGAGTACGAATCTCCCTCGATACGGAGCTCACAATGGTGAGGGAAGACAACCTTGATGGCCGTACTCGTTGTGGAGACAACTGGCGACGTATGGACATTGGCATCGATTACCCCTTCTCGCAGCTgcctgctgaagatgttgaacGATTTCCTTATGCTGTTCTGGAGGTCAAGCTCCAGACTCAGGCTGGACAAGAGCCCCCTGAGTGGGTCAGACAGCTTATTTCATCTCACCTGGTCGAGGCTGTTCCTAAATTCTCAAAGTTCATTCACGGCACGGCGACTCTGTTCCCCGACAGGATTGACCTCCTACCTTTCTGGATGCCACAGATGGATACCGACATCCGCAAGCCTGTTACTCACGACTTCGGTATTCGACGACCTGGCCTCTCAGGAACGACAAACACatccgatgatgaggacgacctggactctgatgatgaagaagctgcgGGTTCTGGTCGCAATGGTACTAACGGGACTAATGGTACCAACGGGGAGTCGAGCGCGCAAGGCGCAAGCAGACGCCGAGGTCCGACAGCTGTGGATGTGGAGGGCCAAATAACCGACCTGCCTGATGTAAACGAAGACTGTCTTTACGATTCGGACGATGAGTATGATGAGAATTACGAGCTGGAAGTCGCCAAGCGCGAAGGCGGCTGGCGCTACTATTCGACTCTGCTTTCCACCAAGGGTCGACGCATTGGACAGGCTTTGGGTCGACATGCGGTTGTTGCACTCAAGGCAGCCGTACCTGCACCTCGCAGCACTGCAGTCCCACGCAGCGAGCGACTGCAAGGCTTGTTTGGAAACGACACCATTCAGAACAAGAAATTCAAGGCGCCTCCTGGCAAGAAGATATACGTGCCCGTGCGAGTCGAGCCCAAGGTCTACTTTGCGGCCGAGAGAACCTTTTTGGGATGG CTCGAATTTTCTATTTATATCGGTACCATTGCTGTAACTCTACTCAACTTTGGCAACCATCCTACGCCAGCTCACTTCTGGGTGGCAGGCGTCTTTACACTGCTTGCCATTATGAGTCTTTGCTATTCCGTTTTGACGTACCTCTacagaagccaaggaatTCGATCTCgcaaggttgtcaagtttTACGACCGCTGGGGGCCTAGTGCGCTCTGTGGAGCTCTCTTCATCGGCGTGGCTCTCAACTTTGCGTTCGAGGGCAGAGAGAGGAATCTCTGGTAG
- a CDS encoding DNA replication licensing factor mcm4, with protein MSSPTKRSTRSSATPRRSGRNPEPNQASGPGNSQLEVPSSPLPYPSSSPGPSGQNDLPRGVSSPFAQMMSSQSTRARSNIPSSPFHQMTESQSDIDPQRTPRANPTTPAYHGGSSPVRYDPSSSPGRSLRHQSELRSEASGLFVGSQIGSPAPHRRGDINSDAARTPRASRRVILDDVGRVVREGPADGSDVASFANRDPNTSEADVLGGQGQSLIWGTTVSIDDTFASFKDFLRNFTQKYRMYRDGASDEDVQNDPDAESKPYWEALENMLLLGTTRLYLDISDLNLYPPTRKLWHQIQAYPQEIVPVMDQSVHDMMVEIARTETMRNRSQSTAGHQASQHSTQSSEPNFPSSDRPEEAPTPRAQPDQQQASLEDQVASSIYVLRPFGLDKTTNLRDLNPSDMDRLISIKGLVIRTTPVIPDMKDAFFRCNVCNHSVNVGLDRGKIREPTECPREICKSKNSMLIIHNRCSFEDKQVIKLQETPDAVPAGQTPHSVSVCVYNELVDFCKAGDRVELTGIFRVSPVRVNPAQRAVKSVHKTYVDVLHIQKVDKRRMGADPSTLGIAGEEDAEAGENGIEETRKISIEDEEKIRETAARDDIYDLLSRSLAPSIYEMDDVKKGILLQLFGGTNKSFQKGGSPKYRGDINVLLCGDPSTAKSQMLSYVHKIAPRGVYTSGKGSSAVGLTAYVTRDPETRQLVLESGALVLSDGGVCCIDEFDKMSDATRSVLHEVMEQQTVSVAKAGIITTLNARTSILASANPIGSRYNPDLPVPQNIDLPPTLLSRFDLVYLMLDTADEKNDRRLAKHLLSLYLEDKPQSAPTDNDILPVEFLTLYISYARSKIQPVISQEAAQELVECYVAMRALGQDVRSADKRITATTRQLESMIRLAEAHAKMRLAETVTRDDVREANRLIQSALKTAATDANGRIDMSLLTEGTSAADRKRREELRTAILHLLDEMTAGGNTVRWGDVFRRLSEGASIPVEQSEFNEVMRALEAENALMIMGEGARRTIRRVNVA; from the exons ATGTCGTCTCCTACGAAAAGGTCGACACGCAGCTCAGCGACTCCTCGCCGTTCTGGCCGTAATCCCGAACCAAACCAGGCTTCTGGTCCAGGAAATTCGCAGCTAGAGGTCCCTTCGAGCCCTCTTCCCTACCCATCTTCGTCACCAGGACCCAGTGGCCAGAATGACCTCCCCAGAGGTGTTTCCTCGCCATTCGCGCAGATGATGAGCAGCCAAAGCACCCGAGCTCGCAGCAATATTCCCAGCTCGCCTTTTCACCAGATGACAGAGAGCCAAAGCGACATTGATCCCCAGAGAACACCCCGAGCTAATCCAACAACCCCTGCCTACCACGGAG GATCTTCTCCTGTTCGCTATGATCCCAGTTCTAGCCCCGGAAGATCACTACGACATCAGTCGGAGCTTCGAAGTGAAGCAAGTGGACTATTCGTGGGCTCACAGATTGGCTCACCTGCGCCTCACCGCCGAGGTGATATCAACTCTGACGCAGCAAGAACACCTCGCGCTTCTCGTCGGGTTattcttgacgatgttggcCGTGTGGTTCGTGAGGGTCCAGCTGATGGATCCGATGTCGCCTCATTCGCAAACAGAGACCCCAACACCTCAGAGGCCGACGTTCTTGGCGGACAAGGACAGAGTCTTATCTGGGGTACGACTGTTTCCATCGACGATACCTTCGCCTCATTCAAGGACTTTCTCCGCAACTTTACACAGAAATATCGTATGTATCGCGATGGTGCGTCCGACGAAGACGTTCAGAACGATCCTGATGCGGAATCGAAACCATACTGGGAGGCTTTGGAGAACATGCTGCTTCTTGGAACAACAAGGCTTTACCTCGACATCTCTGACTTGAACCTTTACCCACCTACACGAAAGCTGTGGCATCAAATTCAGGCCTACCCTCAAGAAATAGTGCCTGTCATGGATCAGTCTGTTCACGATATGATGGTTGAGATTGCTCGAACAGAGACTATGAGAAATCGTTCTCAGAGTACTGCCGGCCACCAGGCTTCTCAACACAGCACACAGAGCTCTGAGCCTAATTTCCCTAGCTCAGACAGACCTGAGGAGGCACCCACGCCTCGAGCACAGCCtgatcagcagcaagcttccCTGGAGGACCAGGTGGCTTCATCTATCTATGTTCTCCGACCTTTCGGATTGGATAAGACAACTAATCTGCGAGATCTCAACCCTTCTG ATATGGACcgcctcatcagcatcaaggGTCTCGTCATTCGTACAACCCCTGTTATTCCTGACATGAAGGATGCTTTCTTCCGTTGCAATGTTTGCAACCATTCTGTCAATGTTGGCCTCGATCGTGGCAAGATTCGTGAACCTACCGAGTGCCCCCGTGAAATCTGCAAGTCCAAGAACTCCATGTTGATCATTCACAATCGATGTTCGTTCGAAGACAAGCAAGTTATCAAGCTTCAGGAGACGCCTGATGCGGTACCTGCTGGCCAGACACCTCATTCAGTCTCTGTTTGCGTTTACAATGAGCTCGTGGATTTCTGTAAAGCCGGTGACCGTGTTGAGCTGACTGGTATATTCCGCGTCAGCCCTGTCCGTGTCAACCCTGCCCAGCGTGCCGTCAAGAGCGTCCACAAAACCTATGTCGACGTTTTGCATATTCAAAAGGTTGACAAGAGGCGCATGGGCGCTGACCCGTCAACACTCGGAATTGCTGGCGAGGAGGatgctgaagctggagagaACGGCATCGAAGAGACACGAAAGATCAGCAtcgaggacgaagaaaagaTTCGAGAGACAGCCGCCCGTGATGATATTTACGACCTTCTTTCTCGTTCTCTGGCCCCTTCAATCTACGAAATGGACGATGTCAAGAAAGGTATTCTGCTGCAACTCTTTGGTGGCACCAACAAGTCGTTCCAGAAGGGTGGTAGCCCCAAATACCGAGGTGACATCAATGTACTTCTTTGTGGTGATCCTTCGACAGCCAAGTCGCAAATGCTTTCGTACGTGCACAAGATTGCTCCTCGCGGTGTTTACACCAGTGGTAAGGGATCATCCGCTGTAGGTTTGACTGCTTACGTCACGCGCGACcccgagacaagacagcttGTCCTCGAGTCTGGagctcttgtcttgtcagatGGTGGTGTCTGCTGTATCGACGAGTTCGATAAGATGTCGGATGCCACTCGCTCAGTACTTCACGAAGTGATGGAGCAACAGACCGTTTCGGTTGCCAAGGCTGGAATTATCACTACTCTCAACGCGCGAACAAGCATTCTTGCCTCAGCCAACCCTATCGGCAGTCGTTATAACCCCGACCTCCCTGTTCCTCAGAACATCGACCTCCCCCCCACACTCCTCTCTCGATTTGATCTTGTGTATCTTATGCTGGACACtgccgatgagaagaatgaccGTCGCCTGGCTAAGCatcttctgtctctttacCTCGAGGACAAGCCTCAATCGGCTCCCACTGACAACGATATCCTACCCGTTGAGTTCTTGACCCTATACATCTCTTATGCGCGATCCAAGATCCAGCCTGTCATCTCTCAGGAGGCTGCCCAAGAGCTAGTTGAATGCTACGTTGCCATGCGCGCTCTCGGACAGGATGTTCGTTCTGCCGACAAGCGTATCACTGCTACAACCCGTCAACTCGAGAGTATGATTCGTCTGGCTGAAGCCCATGCCAAGATGCGCCTTGCCGAAACAGTTACTCGCGACGATGTCCGCGAGGCCAACCGCCTTATCCAGAGTGCCTTGAAGACTGCTGCTACAGACGCTAATGGCCGCATTGACATGAGTCTTCTCACCGAGGGAACCAGTGCCGCTGATCGTAAGCGTCGCGAGGAGCTCCGCACTGCCATTCTGCATCTCTTGGATGAAATGACAGCTGGAGGCAACACAGTTCGATGGGGCGACGTTTTTCGCCGACTGAGCGAGGGTGCCAGTATTCCCGTTGAGCAATCTGAGTTCAACGAAGTGATGAGGGCTCTGGAGGCTGAGAACGCTCTCATGATTATGGGCGAAGGCGCAAGAAGAACCATCCGCAGAGTAAATGTTGCATAA